From Anastrepha obliqua isolate idAnaObli1 chromosome 3, idAnaObli1_1.0, whole genome shotgun sequence:
gactttttggtttttatacctTGGAAGTAACAAACTTCTATTGGGAATAACAGAATCGTCACGGTGAAGCCTAcatatattttgcaataaaatttataattatttataaataatcttAAATAATGTGTAGTACTATTAGTGTAGTGAATATAAATGGCcttaacatgaaaaaaattaaaaatcgccgacaatttgtttaaaaaatcagtATTACATGTGCGTCACGGTGAAGCCTCTGCATATGGTGAAGCCTTTTTGTATTAAACCGTGTGCTTTATTCAAATAGTCACACGTGTAAGTTTAGtgaatttgtgtaaaaatgcaatataaGAGTAAGTCTTATTTAATTCTCCTACAAATCCAACAGTTTACTTTCGTAATGAATGGTTGGTCAATAGCTATATAGTACACACCAGCGTTTacaattaaattgtttaaaaaaaacacaaaaattataaacattttgtcCGGCCCACTATGCATATTTCATTCTTGACCCATAACCTTGAAGATTACGTtcggatttttatttaattgtaaaaaaaaccaataataaTATGAACCGAACTCTGCgctattaatttcaaaatgcatAGTTTAAGGTGGCGGTAGTGTTTTCTCCTTGCAGCATTAGAACGAAATTCCATCTGCTGATTCTTCTATGTTTAAGAAAAGATTCTTCAAAGCTTACAAAATCCAATTCAAAAGCCTATGTGGAGGTTGATAAATGGAATTAAAAGAAGTTTTGTTACAATTCACAAATCATCCTTTTTTCTTGAATCGGCCATCTTCGTTTTTGGAGCTCAGTTGCAACTAAGGAGCTCTTCTCACCCGTTCTTATCATAAATTGGAGACAGCGATTTCCTCCGGCTGACTATATCTCAGTCTCTTTCGTTTGTGGTGTGGCTTCATAATGAGCTGCATTTCCAATAGAAATTGactatttaaaatgtatattttcattgaaatctcGTTGCTTTGTATGTTCttttctatttgattttaatatcTTTCGTTTTTTTCGTCACTTTGTTTTCATGATGTTTCGTTTCCTTATTAAACAGACTCCACAGATTTACATAGAAAATCTGACACAGATTTATTTGTCTTCAATaacttgaatttttgtattgttaATTGGATTACAAGGCCGCGGAAGCAAACAGTTATTATGTATAAGTCTAtgctattaaattttaaatgcagtgCATGAAAGGCTTGTAGACAAGTTTTTATaacacatttgtttttaatttaattttaataatttttttatgaaaatatagtttattctcTCACTAAAACTATGCCAGTCCACATTTCAAACTTtcagcaaattaaaaacaaaaaaattaacagttttttaaaataaaatcgcatTTCTGTATAGCGTTGAACCTGGTAGTTACTTTTTCATTAATGGTTGTGTGAGTTATAAATGCAaaaatgctgcaaaaataaaataaaattatattaattaaataatttttttctgtaaaatgtttaaatatttcatcaGCTTGTTGCtaacaaaagtgaaaaacaTGCGGAACTTATTTGGGTTTGCTTTGTTTATAAGCAATTGGAAATGTGCAGACAGGAGTTGTTGAATAAAATGATAATCGAATTGCACAACTTTCGATAATTGCATAATTTATCATGTAACCGCGCATTGCTTGATTTGTGTTCAAATTCATATTGCACGTagaacataataaaatatgGCGGAATTGCGATTTCtgatgtaaaatttgttttgttgatctgatacatttaaacaaaaaccacaTGAACTGCATGAAAATTTGCTGAACTCTGCAATTTagttattttctgtttttttaatatcatcatGCGAAATGAATGCAGTGCACACactaaatagtaataaaaaaaagttaattaaaacaaaaatctgtaatttgaaaaaaagtgaacatttttgaaatctgcgatttcaattaaaaaaaagtgcgacATTCTGGAAATGATTTGCTATATTTGATTTATAGTTTCGCGTTTCTCGTTTgtgacaaaaaaatcgaattataaaAAACGATGATGCTTGTAGGGAAGATGTTCAAATCCTACTTATATATCCTAGATCGATAGAGGTAGAGTCATGAAATTTGGGTTGTCGATAATGCAACTAGGCGGTCATCGTACTCGAATGCGTTGCTGCGTAACTACTCTTCAGAAGTGCACGCATTGCAATCCCGCGTTCATACGCCAAataatagaacaagtttttttttttaaatagcgggttatttgtggaacaacagcaaaacactaataggaggaagagctcagcGAGACATCCAACAAAGGGCACTCGCGGCATTACTTATCTATATATAAgcctataaaaatataaaaaacgcgTGAACGGCTGGGCTGATTTCGCTAATTTTTTTCGCTTGtatatgcggccgccgtagccgaatgggttggtgcatgagtaccattcggaatccacagagagaacgtaggttcgaatctcggtggaacaccaaaattaataaaaatatttttctaatagcggtcgcccctcggcaggcaatggcaaacttccgagtgtatttctgccatgaaaaatcgcctcataaaaatatctgccgttcggagtcggcttaaaactgtaggtccctcgagagctacaaaaagtttatggagatgctgctgtaagtgaaacaacgtgccgagattggttccgtcacttcaaagacggtgattttaaagttgacgaccgtccgcgtgaaagaatgccaaaaaccttcgaagacgctgaattggaggcattgcttaatgaggatccgtgtcaaatgcaaaAAGAGCTTGCATCAGTAtcaggagttacccgccaatccatttctaagcgattgcatgctttgggagtGATTGAGAaataggggacttgggttcgttatgagttaaaaccaagggatgttgaacgtcgttttttcgcctgtgaacaactgctccagcggcaaaaaaggaatggttttcttcatcgcatcgtgacgggtaatggaaaatggattcattacagcaatccaaagaaaagaaagtcatggggacggtcatgcttctacgtcatcgcctcggccgaatattcacgttaCGAAGGttgtgctatgtatttggtgggacgaagttggtgttatttattatgcactgctaaaaccaagcgaaCCCATCACTGGGGGCGGTCTCGACtttaattgatgcgattgagccgagcactgcgcgagaagcggccgaaATACGCGGAGagacatgaaaaagtgatttacAGCACGACAACGATCGGCCTCacattgccaaacccgttaaaacctacccggaaacactgaaatgggaaatcctaccccacccgccatattctccagatattgcgtctTCCGATTATcgcctgttccgatcgatggcacatggtctagctgaccagcagtttcattcatatgaagacatcaaaaaatggcttgatccgtatatagcttcaaaagatgaacagttttaccgcgacggtatacgagatctaccagaaaggtgAGAAAAGGTAgaagccagcgatgggcaatactgtcaatgattcacttgtaaccattctttcagaataaatttgtattttcatcaagaaaAAACAGTGAGAACGTAGGTGCGCACctatattttattccaaatcatTTGACCACTACGATTATGTAATGGAATgtaacactggatcacaaatttcaactttttttctgcaccagagacgccgttatgaaattcctatgtaaaatcaccgtctgattccgaaaatcaaggttattttttattctatggtaacgtttttgagatatttatgaattaccgttatttcaaaaaaacaaaaaattgggcccacttaatcatatatatctcgaaaacgaattgagcgattccaaaaccgtttaaagcttttaaaaggtaataaaatttgctataaactgtgtgtaaaacactttctgctaggtcctgcagattcaaagataacgaactatcataacggattttttaaattttttttgtaaaaatataaaaaaatttgtactttgagagaaaggatctcgaaaactgtttactttttcgtgtattttttgttttcactctaagctctgttttattacaaaaaaaataaactttgattaaacaaaatcgatgaactaatacaaaagttacaagcattcaagtaaatatatccatatagtaaaacttaagtaccctacaaataatagcatgtgtacatatgattcttaaactatctatttaggcgacatatgaaatttattacaccaatgaagtggagggaaccaacttgccattcaacggactgctatatttgtactacaaaagtatttggggtagGAAAGTctagaaaagtaacctatgcgagcatatctacagtgtcattaccagaactaaattcaacggaagctacattgccagaatcaaatttaactttagtttcggctccagtttcattgtcaacagcagtatctgattacgcggcatcatgttgtactgaattgcaaacggaaaacgaaagaaaccctttgtcacaagcacaactcactgattggataagggatttggaattgtcaaaagaaaaggccgaactacatgcccctcgtatgcaacaatttaaatttgtttcatccgatgttaaggtaacatattataggactcgtcacgaacaattctcccagcactatacgaagaaggacagtgtttgttattgcaaaaacattgctggtctatttaaacagtttggtaaaccatatgattcaaaagagtggcgattgttcatagacggcaattaaggctgtattattgcatattggcaaccaaaagccatctatcccgatcgcgcatgcagtaaatacgaaggaaacatatgagacaatgcaaaaattgcttaaattaattaaatacgaagaacatgattggaaagctatgtggtctacaatctggatacacaaaatactgttgctttctatgcaaatgggatagccgagcacgtcaagaccactacatcataaaggattggccagaacgaatcgagtttcaagttggggtggataacataaaatactcaccacttataaaaaaggaaaaaataattctacctccactccacatcaagctcagccttatcaaaaactttgtcaaggctttggacaaagaaggcgaagcttttcattatttgaaaacaatctttccacagatttcagaagcaaaaatataggaagggatttttgtggggccgcgaataaggaaaataatggccaatacccatttcaaagaactattgtcaccagtggaggcagcagcgtgggactcttttgaaaaggtcgttacttcttttttaggcaaacacaaaagtcctaacttcgagctgatactgaacgatttaatcaaaaactatgcggaaatgggtaaataaaaaacacatataagaccgttttcccagttaactttaaaaccaaacaaaaaacttcaaagcaaatttttaaatttacatgagaatatatagcccttaatctgaatttattgccctgctccgaacaaacaagaacgaccaaaatttgttctgaattggaagattaacccagcttaagaaaattatatgctaatgtgtcacttatgtatatatctaattctctttttaattttctttcaggagtaaatatgtctttcaaaattcattttctgcactcccatttaaattttttcccgaaaAATCTTAGCGACGAAAGcgacgagcatggcgaaaggtttcaccagcaaatgaaaatgattgaaagtcggtatcaaggattctgggatgtcgctatgatgggtgactactgttggtttctcataagagaaaccgatccttatataaataagcgtcaaaacaagacacataactttttcaattataaaataagatcatagagttaagacagagtcatatgtacatatgctattatttgtagggtacttaagttttactatatggatatatttacttgaatgcttgtaacttttgtattagttcatcgattttgtttaatcaaagtttattttttttgtaataaaacagagcttagagtgaaaacaaaaaatacacgaaaaagtaaacagttttcgagatcctttctctcaaagtacaaatttttttatatttttacaaaaaaaatttaaaaaatccgttatgatagttcgttatctttaaatctgcaggacctagcagaaagtgttttacacacagtttatagcaaattttattaccttttaaaagctttaaacggttttggaatcgctcaattcgttttcgagatatatatgattaagtgggcccaattttttgtttttttgaaataacggtaattcgtaaatatctcaaaaacgttaccatagaataaaaaataaccttgattttcggaatcagacggtgattttacataggaatttcataacggcgtctctggtgcattttggctgtaaaccagtgtaatcGAGCTAAGTATTCGTAATTCCCATCATTACTACAGATATGCTGTTTGCTTCAAAGTACTGTAGTTCCCCATTCGCCTTTGTTTTTCAGTAACCATCAACAAGGCACAAGGTCAATAATTTGAAATGTGCGGATTAAATTTGGAAAGTCCATGATTCTCACATGTCGTACGTGCCGgaagggacaggtctgggctgtatggagggtggggaagcaccggaacccccctcttggccaatgcagaggtgcagaggaaggcgatgTGCgctggcgcattgtcgtgatgaagggtccaattgttgacaaTGTCGgaccgaacccgggcgacgcggtttttcagccgaaggagcacttctttgtaaaatgccgtgtttacagtgcttcctggaggtacaaactgtttagctttacgcaaaattttatcgaatagcgttgctccaacgatcgctgcattttcgccactgcaaaatcctaacacacttttaaacgACAcacgatgttgactgcaccgctgttgctagcgactgggaccggtttctagtggaaggggaaggtccaacgatcattttccccaaccagccgattcggttgatcgcttggcagacgctccgcgcgggaaggctcattacttttcaatcaaaccctgtataaacaaaaaacaatattagtaattttaaaagttatcgctgtttgtgtgacgTCCCTTGCAGcgatcatcacaagtctttgGAGATACATCccaaatcaatcggacaaaagggattagttttattaatagataatcttgcgcCTGATCAAagcttttgtttcaaaattgacAATATTGCGGccttagtaaatattttttttcgagaaaaaaccaaaaattagttgtttaaaaaaatcgaaatttgaaaaaaacaatcCTTCGAACAAGCACgagttgtttatgtttttcaaaagcagcataaattttattgaaatctaccaagcggcttttaagttacagtgattacCAGATCAAAAACATAGCTTTGAGAAAACGCATTTgaagttttgctatctgctccggagcgcTCGAGTGCCCTTTGttgattgttgaataactcgaaaagtatttgtcggattgactttaaattttcacacaatatttttaagatactttGCTTTaaggaaatgtaaaaaaatatatccaattttttgacaattctgattacccctaacccctagacggaaaaaacaaaaaaaatattgtttaaagcACTCGattaaaatatcattaataaatcatTAAATTGCATCAAGTATACAGATTATATGTtagaaataagcaaaacaattcaaaataattcagCGACGCGCCGGGTAATAGCTAGTGTAGATAGTATGTATACACAattctatttttctatttatttggctCTCTTGTCACTATCATCCTTACCATAGTTTCTCTAAATAGTAAAATTCGAAATTGGAATGTATTCGTTCTGTCACCAGGTAGCATAGACACAATTCGTGTGCCTTTCAAACTGGCATGAACTATGCTCGAACTGAACAATTAGCGGAGGCCGTTAAACTTTGAATTACGTAATTGAATTTGGTGTTCCTACAAGTACAATTTAGCTTACACAATTTGTATTTCACAGTTCAAAATGTTTCAATTtcgtttgtgaaaaattcggtaggaggaaaatggcgaaagaacttaCTTTGGTCAATACAATAGAGCTTTGATTGGAGTCTGGCTTTATTCAGAAGAAAAATAGGGATAACTTGGTAATTCTTCAAAGTTTGAGGAGGTGGTTAACTTTGGCACCGTGCAGCATTAgaacaaaattcaattcaacttGCTGATCCCTGGAAGTTTAAGAAAAGATTCTTTAAATTTTACAGAATTCAATTGAAAGGCCGACGTGGAAGCTAGTAAatgaaagtgaaataattttgttacaATTCACACTGCTTCCTTTTTTATTGAATCGGCAATCTTTGTTTTGGGAACTCAATTGCAACTGAAGCGCTTCTTCACTTACTCTTGTCATAAGTTGAGAACAACGATTTCACCCTGATGACTCCATCCCAGTCTCTTCCTTTTGCGGTGTGGTTTCATAATGAGCTACATTTTCAAAAGGAATTgactatttaaatatgtatattttcattggaatctcgttgctttgtattttatttttctatttgaatTGGATATCTGTCGTTTTTTCGGCGTTTTGTTTTCATGATGTTTCGTTTTCTCGTTAAACCGACGCTTTGATTTTCTCATTAAAAAGAACCACAGATTTACATAGAAAATTTGGCACAGATTTATTGaccattaataatttgtattttcgtATGCTCAATTGGGttgcaattaaaaattgcaaTCAATTGGAATTTCCAATCAATTGGAAGCTATAAGAGGGAATTGgggcagaaaaatttaaatattttgggaCGAATTTATCCATGCAATTCTTGTGGCACTAGGTTTGTGTCCAATTTCCATATAAATGGAGCATATTCCAAAGTAAAAAAGTTTCTATCTAGAAAGTAacctctgattttagctaaggcctGACCTGTTGGCCAATTGCCATTACCCATTGGCCTCTtcgcctcttggataatgttaaCCTTAATTActaatttactcgtggccataggTATCTCAATGATTGAACTATCGCTAAGCAGTTGAAGAGTAGTACCTTTGAATATGAGAAGTTTGAACTATTACGTTTAACAAAACCTGAGGTGGAATATGATTTTGAGACAATGAACTTGGTGTGACTTGAGAAAAAGATGTTGCTCCAAAGTTTTTGACTTCATCCGTAGATTAGAGGGCAGTATTAGatatattattgtatttcaTAGGTTTTATAGCATATCTGCTTTGTACTTCAATCTGTTAAAGGTGCAACTATAATATAATTTCGATTTTAGGTGCAACTATAATataatttcgatttttgctaccttcttctccttcttcttgatCAGCGCGATGTttgccgagttcaacaaagcgcgtcagCCATTTCTTTCTCTTGTTAACCGTTGCAGATGGACAtaacaagtgaagccaagtactGCTTCacatgatctttccaacacagagaagACCTATCCCTTCtcctgctaccatcagctggtaccgaatCGAACACTTTcaaagtcggagcgtttgtttccattcggacgacatgatccagccaacgaaGCTTCTGGTCTTTATTTATTACGCaacgtctatgtcgtcgtaaagctcatacagctcattgttccatcgtctgcaaCACTCGCCGTTATCAACGTGTAACGGTTCAAAAATCGTCAGCAGAATATTTATCTTAAACAGCACACGCCAATAATTTTACGCTCTTGTGCCTGAGTGTGTTGATCAAGTTCTGCGGCTCGAGTGATCTCATTCTggcggcgctgctggtattgagcatcgtcattttgcatagccgtattagttttgcgttCTTGCTCTGTCATTTGTTTGTCAATGTTATTAATGCTTATTTTAGTTTTCAAATGATTCTTACACCTCCCAGAATTCTTTGTAACGCTCTTGCTCGCAAAGCTCCTATAGAactgccaatagtgcagtgacccgttataacacttGTGAGGACGCTTGTATGTATTTAGTTGATCCCTTGAGCCCACGCAGACATTTAGTTTTGGCCAAATTGCTTTGAACACCCTACCGTTAGTAGTCGGAAACCATAATAAAAGTGAGGTAAAAACATTCCTCATTTCAACTGTAATGCATTTGATTACATAATTTTGCTTAAATCACTGCATTATTGTAGCCCTTCATCTTCAAGCGCACCAACTCAGAAATGACTAATGCCATACTAAAATCTTTAGCAACAACTCTGTAGCtgtgtgaaattattttctagCCAAGTTATAAAGTATacacttcaaaagccacaaaatGCCAACAACCACTAAAGAATATGTGGCAACTTCTGTGAGAAGCGGCGAGAGTGTGGTTGAGCTATTACAAGTCATCGTAAAAAAGAACTGATGCTTTTGCTATCTGCTGTTGTAGTTTCAAGGGAACATTTAATGACTAGACAGTTGTAGCGCTGCTATAGCCCGGAGcgacaaaattaaataacttacaGCAAATGAGGGCGCAGCGACATGGAAATGTGCGCCAGCTATGAAGACCAGTTGCAATGAAGCTGCAGCGCAAAAACCTGCCGCCATGTAATGGAGTGAAAAATGTTCTTAAGCTTCAATTTTCTCACACCAAGATCAAGTAGACATTTCGTTTTGCATTTTCCGTATTGCAATAACTAACACTGTTGGCAGTGGCATACTCTCGAATGCACAATAATTTTTCGCTGTGTTTCGCCGTCATCGTTGCTACAACCGTCTCGCCGGTATTAAAGCCGCGTTTCTGTTTTTCCTTTCCAACACGAAGGACACCATggaatgtgtatgtgtatgaacTGCGTAGCCGTCGGCTCACTATACTTATACTATACCTATTTGTATGCAGATATACCGAAGTACGTACCGAGAGCTATTGGAAGTTGATTTAGTAACGCAGCTACGTCTTGGCCCCTACTTTCTGGTGTCTGCTGTTACGAGTATGGCGCGTTATTACGCGACACCTTACGTTGAgttcaattttataatttgttccTTGCTGATGAGACAAATATAATTTGTTGTGTGTCTTATGAATTAGCAGTATTCCTTATGAACATCttcataattttaatctatCCATCTACTACCACCACTTTAGTAAACCACTCCCTTCCACTTCAACTGGtccaactaaaattaatttcatgacGGCAATCAAGTTCGTGCTTGACGCGCAGGAAGCTAGCCAAAGAAGAAGTAAACGTGGAATGATAAGAAACTAGCGGACTATGAATTTCTATTTGCTAtaacttttatatacataaatatgattAAAATTTCTTAGCCATTTTAGTTGCAAGTGatgcataaattaaattttgtcatcAGTCACACTTAAAAAGTCATTTATTACATCTTAATTATCCACTCATTCGCTGTGCAATTGAGGGCCTTGTAGACTGTATTAGTTGCGCtgcttgaatttaattttaatgagccagatgaaaaaaagaaatatatgtacAGTGTGCCTCACAAAAGGGGGTCACTtgtaaaatgaacaaaaaaaaaaaaaaataaataataaaaaaaaatgttgtaaatggTTTACCTTATGTATTTAGTTAAATATGTACCTCAATACTTAGCTTCCTTTATTTAGTATGTCTTCCACTCGCCATTGTCTATAATACCTCCGTCTTCTTTTCTGTCTTTGCTTTCGCTTAGTTTTTTAGCAAAATCTGGGGAAAGTTCCCTTCGGAAGTTTTAACGGCAAGCtgttttgttgtaaatattctTTGTCTTCGTATCTTCGCTTACATTAGAggccacacattttcaattggATTTGTGTCCGGAATTTGCGAAGGTCTATCAAGCTGTTGTGTGCCTCGACTCCagtgttttgggtcattgtctGTTTGAAAAACTCAATACACTGCATTTGGTCCACATTTTTGATAAAGTTTCGCCATCAACTTTGCGCTACTTTATGTAAAGACAGTCAAAGTATCGAATCTTCATCCAAAAAACCATGCGTGAACATTAACCTTTTCCGAAAGTTTATTAGTCCGTTCAACTAATTTTGAGCCTTTACCAACCCAAGCTTTCGTTCAGGAATCGCAAAACAACAAAAGGTGATTCGTCTGTGCAAATAATCTTATTCTCATCACGATTCCAAATTTCGTTTGATCACACTAACCGTTTTTGAAGATGCGCTTTCGTCAAAAGAGGTTTTTGAAGCGTGCTTCGATTTCTGAAGTCCTTCATTTTTCATCTGATTGTACAAATGGAAATGTCTATGATTTTTGAGGAAAACTTCTGTTCCGCTTGCCTTAAGCTTAGCTGTAAGCTCAAATTCAGCCTTCCGGACAACTGTAGTgctttccaagcggaagtagccGCAGTTAAGGAAGTAGTGGATTGGTTGCTCGtttctgtaattactgtaaaggaggtaaatatctactccggcAGCCAAGAGGCAATTAGGGCCTCGTTGaactcgttgtttgtgcgttcgaaattagtccaGGAATGCCTGAATTTTCTCTTGATACTTCGACCTCATTTGGCTTCCCgctcacagcggcatagagggaactGTTGGACCGATAAGTTGGCTAGGCGGAGACCCTAAAGACGGCTTTATCacaaaatgagaggattgagATTCCGTTGAAAACTTGTGGTCTGCTACTGGAAAGATGAGCCTCGtatcaactcagcgagcactgGGCTAGTGCGGAAACGTGCAAAGTTGCgagagatccttctggccactgGTAGATCGGAGAcactcgagggaacttctaCGGCCAGCAAAGcagcagctctcgaatttgttaGCTATCCTTAGTCGGCATTGACCGTTAGGTGGGTTGAGATTGCTTCAAATCCTTTCCGCAGGATTGCTTCAAACCCTCCCGCACACTgaatggtatcacaatggcaaatttaaaatttgtagccAAG
This genomic window contains:
- the LOC129242966 gene encoding uncharacterized protein LOC129242966, which codes for MANTHFKELLSPVEAAAWDSFEKVVTSFLGKHKSPNFELILNDLIKNYAEMGVNMSFKIHFLHSHLNFFPKNLSDESDEHGERFHQQMKMIESRYQGFWDVAMMGDYCWFLIRETDPYINKRQNKTHNFFNYKIRS